In a single window of the Arthrobacter sp. StoSoilA2 genome:
- the aceE gene encoding pyruvate dehydrogenase (acetyl-transferring), homodimeric type, producing MAAGEETSHILSGLTAQLPDRDPEETAEWIESLDALIAEQGTERAQYIMRSLLQRAGARSVGVPMVTTTDYVNTIPVDQEAEFPGNEEFERRYRAYMRWNAAVMVHRAQRADIGVGGHISTYAGAATLYEVGFNHFFRGKDHPSGGDQVFFQGHASPGMYARAFMEGRLSEEDLDGFRQEKSREGHALSSYPHPRLMPDFWEFPTVSMGIGPMNAIYQAQSNRYLHNRGIKDTSDQQVWAFLGDGEMDEPESRGLLQLAANENLDNLNFVINCNLQRLDGPVRGNGKIMQELEAFFRGAGWNVIKVVWGREWDSLLEADQDGALVKIMNETPDGDYQTYKAESGGFVRDHFFGKSPQTKDLVADLTDDQIWGLKRGGHDYRKVYAAYKAAVEFKGKPTVILAKTVKGYGLGPHFEGRNATHQMKKLTMEDLKAFRDHLRIPISDDQLDADLYRPPYYHPGMDAPEIKYLMERRAELGGFVPERRRTHTPVTLPEAKSYEVAKRGSGKQQAATTMAFVRLLKDLMRDKNFGARFVPVVPDESRTFGMDAFFPTAKIYNPKGQNYLSVDRDLVLAYKESPAGQLIHPGINEAGAVAAFTAAGTAYATHGEPLVPIYVFYSMFGFQRTGDSFWAAADQMTRGFIIGATAGRTTLTGEGLQHADGHSPLLASTNPAVKTYDPAYGYEIGHIIRHGLEEMYGEDSTDRTGEDRNVMYYLTVYNEPITQPAEPENLDINGLIKGIYRLAPAPENTNGAANTGTNRPTANILASGVSVPWALEAARILAQDWGVAAEVWSVTSWNELRRDGLAAEEHAFLNPGQPARTPFITEQLAGTTGPVIAVSDYMKAVPDQIRQFIPNDFASLGADGFGFSDTRQAARRYFKNDTHSIVAKTLQLLAARGEVEEGAPSYAIDRYKLLDVNAGTTGGAGGDA from the coding sequence GTGGCTGCAGGAGAAGAGACCTCACACATCCTCAGCGGGTTGACTGCCCAGCTGCCTGATCGTGATCCGGAAGAGACCGCGGAGTGGATTGAGTCCCTTGATGCGTTGATCGCGGAGCAGGGCACGGAGCGTGCCCAGTACATTATGCGTTCGTTGTTGCAGCGTGCCGGTGCCCGGTCGGTGGGTGTGCCGATGGTGACGACCACTGATTATGTGAACACGATCCCGGTGGACCAGGAAGCAGAATTCCCCGGGAACGAGGAGTTCGAGCGCCGGTACCGTGCGTACATGCGCTGGAACGCCGCGGTCATGGTCCATCGTGCGCAGCGGGCCGATATCGGGGTGGGCGGGCATATTTCCACCTATGCCGGCGCGGCGACCCTGTACGAGGTCGGGTTCAACCATTTCTTCCGCGGCAAGGACCACCCCTCGGGCGGGGACCAGGTGTTCTTCCAGGGACACGCGTCCCCGGGCATGTACGCCAGGGCGTTCATGGAAGGCCGGCTCTCGGAGGAGGACCTGGACGGGTTCCGCCAGGAAAAGTCCCGGGAAGGCCATGCCCTGTCCTCGTACCCGCACCCGCGCCTGATGCCGGACTTCTGGGAATTCCCGACCGTGTCGATGGGTATCGGGCCGATGAACGCGATCTACCAGGCCCAGTCCAACCGGTACCTGCACAACCGCGGCATCAAGGACACCTCCGACCAGCAGGTCTGGGCGTTCCTGGGCGACGGGGAAATGGACGAGCCCGAATCCCGCGGCCTGCTCCAGCTCGCGGCGAACGAGAACCTGGACAACCTGAACTTCGTGATCAACTGCAACCTCCAGCGCCTGGACGGCCCCGTCCGCGGCAACGGCAAGATCATGCAGGAGTTGGAGGCGTTCTTCCGCGGCGCGGGCTGGAACGTGATCAAGGTCGTCTGGGGCCGGGAATGGGACTCCCTGCTGGAAGCGGACCAGGACGGGGCGTTGGTGAAAATCATGAACGAAACCCCCGATGGTGACTACCAGACCTACAAGGCCGAGTCCGGCGGGTTCGTCCGGGACCACTTCTTCGGCAAGTCCCCGCAGACCAAGGACCTGGTCGCTGACCTGACCGATGACCAGATCTGGGGCCTCAAACGCGGCGGGCACGATTACCGCAAGGTCTACGCCGCGTACAAGGCAGCGGTCGAGTTCAAGGGCAAACCCACCGTGATCCTGGCCAAAACCGTCAAGGGCTACGGCCTGGGCCCGCACTTCGAAGGCCGCAACGCCACCCACCAGATGAAGAAGCTGACCATGGAAGACCTGAAGGCCTTCCGTGACCACCTGCGCATCCCCATCAGCGATGACCAGCTCGACGCGGACCTCTACCGGCCCCCGTACTACCACCCCGGCATGGACGCCCCGGAAATCAAATACCTCATGGAACGCCGGGCAGAACTGGGCGGTTTCGTCCCCGAACGCCGCCGCACCCACACCCCCGTGACCCTGCCCGAAGCCAAATCCTACGAGGTCGCCAAACGCGGCTCCGGCAAACAACAAGCCGCGACCACCATGGCCTTCGTCCGGCTCCTGAAAGACCTCATGCGGGACAAGAACTTCGGGGCCCGGTTCGTGCCCGTCGTCCCGGACGAATCACGCACCTTCGGCATGGACGCGTTCTTCCCGACCGCGAAAATCTACAACCCCAAGGGCCAGAACTACCTCTCCGTGGACCGGGACCTCGTCCTGGCCTACAAGGAATCCCCCGCCGGGCAACTGATCCACCCCGGCATCAACGAAGCCGGCGCCGTCGCAGCATTCACCGCCGCCGGCACCGCGTACGCCACCCACGGCGAACCCCTGGTCCCGATCTACGTCTTCTACTCCATGTTCGGCTTCCAACGCACCGGAGATTCCTTCTGGGCCGCCGCGGACCAAATGACCCGCGGCTTCATCATCGGCGCCACCGCAGGACGAACCACCCTCACCGGCGAAGGACTCCAACACGCCGACGGGCACTCCCCCCTCCTGGCCTCCACCAACCCCGCCGTGAAAACCTACGACCCCGCCTACGGCTACGAAATCGGCCACATCATCCGCCACGGCCTCGAAGAAATGTACGGCGAGGACAGTACAGACCGCACCGGTGAAGACCGCAACGTGATGTACTACCTCACCGTCTACAACGAACCCATCACCCAACCCGCCGAACCGGAAAACCTGGACATCAACGGCCTGATCAAGGGCATCTACCGCCTCGCCCCCGCCCCGGAAAACACCAATGGCGCCGCCAACACAGGTACCAACCGGCCCACCGCGAACATCCTCGCCTCCGGAGTCTCCGTACCCTGGGCCCTGGAAGCCGCCCGGATCCTCGCCCAGGACTGGGGCGTCGCCGCCGAAGTCTGGTCCGTGACGTCCTGGAACGAACTCCGACGCGACGGACTCGCCGCCGAAGAACACGCCTTCCTCAACCCCGGCCAACCCGCCCGCACCCCGTTCATCACCGAACAACTCGCCGGCACCACCGGACCCGTCATCGCCGTGTCCGACTACATGAAAGCCGTCCCCGACCAAATCCGCCAATTCATCCCCAACGACTTCGCCTCCCTCGGAGCAGACGGCTTCGGCTTCTCCGACACCCGCCAAGCCGCCCGCCGCTACTTCAAAAACGACACCCACTCCATCGTCGCCAAAACCCTCCAGTTGCTGGCGGCGAGGGGCGAAGTCGAGGAGGGTGCGCCGTCGTACGCCATTGACCGTTACAAGCTGCTCGATGTGAACGCCGGCACCACCGGCGGAGCGGGCGGCGACGCCTAA
- a CDS encoding DUF1508 domain-containing protein: MAGSFEILKAGTNTFRFRLTADDGTVVAVSPQFPNLKAVVAGINAVRENAATGFVVDRRNLGT; encoded by the coding sequence ATGGCGGGCAGTTTCGAAATACTCAAGGCCGGGACGAACACGTTCAGGTTCCGACTCACAGCCGATGACGGCACAGTTGTGGCAGTGTCGCCACAGTTTCCCAATTTGAAGGCTGTCGTGGCCGGTATCAACGCGGTCCGCGAAAACGCGGCAACCGGATTCGTCGTAGACCGGAGGAATCTGGGCACCTGA